In Callospermophilus lateralis isolate mCalLat2 chromosome 10, mCalLat2.hap1, whole genome shotgun sequence, a single genomic region encodes these proteins:
- the Usp16 gene encoding ubiquitin carboxyl-terminal hydrolase 16, producing MGKKRTKGKTVPTDDSSESSEPICRHIRKGLEQGNLKKALVNVEWNICQDCKTDNKVKDKSEEETEENPSVWLCLKCGHQGCGRNSQEQHALKHYMIPRSEPHCLVLSLDNWSVWCYLCDNEVQYSSSNRLGQVVDYVRKQAGTLTPKPDRDNGNIELENKKLEKESKNEQEREKKENMTKENPPMNSSQITVKGLSNLGNTCFFNAVMQNLSQTPVLRELLKEVKMSGTIVKIEPPDLALTEPLEVNLEPPGPLTLAMSQFLNEMQETKKGIVTPKELFAQVCKKAVRFKGYQQQDSQELLRYLLDGMRAEEHQRVSKGILKAFGNSTEKLDEELKNKVKDYEKKKSIPSFVDRIFGGELTSTIMCDECSTVSLVHESFLDLSLPVLDDQSGKKSINDKNLKKTMEDEDKDSEEEKDNDSYIKERHDIPSGTSKHLQKKAKKQAKKQAKNQRRQQKIQGKVLHLNDICTIDHPEDNECEAEMSLQEEVVIKSNHISQEEVTHKEFCVNQKDLNGQEKMIENITDNQKSIEEVDIKSIDMDNDLEELASSPSECTRNLNGTFLKEGSNGEVDISSGFKNLNLNAVLQPDEIDIEILNDSHTSGTKVYEVVNEDPETAFCTLANRDTLNTDECSVQHCLYQFTRNEKLRDANKLLCEVCTRRQYNGPKANTKGERKHVYTNAKKQMLISLAPPVLTLHLKRFQQAGFNLRKVNKHIKFPEILDLAPFCTLKCKNVAEENTRVLYSLYGVVEHSGTMRSGHYTAYAKARTANSHLSNLILHGDIPQDFEMETTKGQWFHISDTHVQAVPTAKVLNSQAYLLFYERIL from the exons aACCTATATgtagacacattagaaaaggattGGAACAAGGTAATTTGAAAAAGGCTTTAGtcaatgtggaatggaatatttgTCAAGACTGTAAGACGGACAACAAAGTAAAAGATAAATCTGaggaagaaacagaagaaaatccTTCAGTTTGGCTATGTCTTAAATGTGGCCATCAG GGCTGTGGCAGAAATTCTCAGGAGCAGCATGCTTTGAAGCACTATATGATACCAAGATCAGAGCCACACTGTCTGGTTCTCAGTTTGGACAACTGGAGTGTGTG GTGTTACCTCTGTGATAATGAAGTCCAGTATAGTAGTTCAAACCGATTGGGCCAAGTGGTTGATTATGTTAGAAAACAAGCTGGTACTCTAACTCCCAAGCCAG acaGGGATAATGGAAACATTGAACTTGAaaacaaaaaattagaaaaagagagTAAAAATgagcaagaaagagaaaagaaggaaaacatGACTAAAGAAAATCCACCCATGAATTCTTCCCAAATAACCGTGAAAGGACTCAGTAATTTGGGAAATACATGTTTCTTCAATGCAGTTATGCAG AATTTGTCACAAACACCAGTGCTTAGAGAGTTACTGAAAGAAGTGAAAATGTCTGGAACAATTGTAAAAATTGAACCACCTGATTTGGCACTAACA GAACCCTTAGAAGTAAACCTTGAGCCTCCAGGTCCTCTAACTTTAGCCATGAGCCAGTTTCTTAATGAGATGCAAGAGACCAAAAAGGGAATTGTGACACCTAAAGAACTCTTTGCTCAGGTCTGTAAAAA agCAGTGCGGTTTAAGGGCTACCAGCAGCAAGACAGCCAGGAGCTACTTCGCTATTTACTGGATGGGATGCGAGCAGAAGAACACCAA AGAGTGAGTAAAGGAATTCTTAAAGCATTTGGTAATTCTACTGAAAAATTGGatgaagaactaaaaaataaagttaaag attatgaaaagaaaaaatcaatACCAAGTTTTGTGGACCGTATCTTTGGTGGTGAACTGACTAGTACAATCATGTGTGATGAGTGCAGCACT GTTTCTTTGGTTCATGAATCTTTCCTTGATTTGTCTCTCCCAGTTTTAGATGATCAG AGTGGTAAGAAAAGTATAAATGATAAAAATCTGAAAAAGACAATGGAGGATGAAGATAAAGACAGCGAGGAAGAAAAAGATAATGACAGTTACATAAAAGAGAGGCATGATATTCCTTCAGGAACAAGTAAGCACTTACAGAAAAAAGCAAAGAAGCAAGCCAAAAAGCAAGCCAAG AACCAACGAAGGCAACAAAAAATTCAAGGAAAAGTTCTTCATTTGAATGATATCTGTACCATTGACCATCCTGAAGACAATGAATGTGAGGCTGAAATGTCACTTCAGGAAGAAGTAGTAATTAAATCCAACCATATTTCACAAGAGGAAGTTACACATAAAGAATTTTGTGTTAATCAGAAAGATTTGAATGGAcaagaaaaaatgatagaaaatatAACTGACAATCAAAAGTCCATAGAGGAAGTAGATATTAAAAGTATCGATATGGATAATGATCTGGAGGAATTGGCATCATCTCCCTCTGAATGTACTAGGAATTTAAATGGTACCTTTCTAAAAGAAGGGAGTAATGGAGAGGTGGACATTTCCAGTGGTTTCAAAAACCTTAACTTAAATGCTGTTCTTCAACCTGATGAAATAGATATAGAGATTCTGAATGACAGTCATACTTCTGGGACAAAAGTATATGAAGTTGTAAATGAAGATCCAGAAACTGCTTTCTGTACTCTTGCAAATAGAGACACCTTGAACACTGATGAGTGTTCAGTTCAACATTGTTTATATCAGTTCACCCGTAATGAGAAACTTCGAGATGCAAATAAACTGCTTTGTGAAGTATGCACACGGAGGCAATATAATGGACCAAAGGCAAATACAAAAG GTGAAAGAAAACATGTTTATACCAATGCCAAAAAGCAGATGCTAATTTCTCTTGCTCCTCCTGTTCTCACTCTTCATTTAAAGAGATTTCAGCAG GCTGGTTTTAACCTACGCAAAGTTAACAAACACATAAAGTTTCCGGAAATCTTAGATTTGGCTCCTTTTTGTACCCTTAAATGTAAG AATGTTGCAGAAGAAAACACAAGAGTACTATATTCATTATATGGAGTTGTTGAACACAGTGGTACCATGAGGTCGGGGCATTACACTGCCTATGCCAAGGCAAGAACTGCAAATAGTCATCTCTCTAATCTCATTCTTCATGGAGATATTCCACAAG ATTTTGAAATGGAAACAACCAAAGGGCAGTGGTTTCACATCAGCGACACACATGTGCAAGCTGTGCCTACAGCTAAAGTTCTAAACTCACAAGCATACCTCTTATTCTATGAAAGAATACTGTAA
- the Cct8 gene encoding T-complex protein 1 subunit theta isoform X1 yields the protein MALHVPKAPGFAQMLKEGAKHFSGLEEAVFRNIQACKELAQTTRTAYGPNGMNKMVINHMEKLFVTNDAATILRELEVQHPAAKMIVMASHMQEQEVGDGTNFVLVFAGALLELAEELLRIGLSVSEVIEGYEIACRKAHEILPELVCCSAKNLRDVDEVSSLLRTSIMSKQYGNEAFLAKLIAQACVSIFPDSGHFNVDNIRVCKILGSGIYSSSVLHGMVFKKETEGDVTSVKDAKIAVYSCPFDGMITETKGTVLIKTAEELMNFSKGEENLMDAQVKAIADTGANVIVTGGKVADMALHYANKYNIMLVRLNSKWDLRRLCKTVGATALPRLTPPVLEEMGHCDNVYLSEVGDTQVVVFKHEKEDGAISTIVLRGSTDNLMDDVERAVDDGVNTFKVLTRDKRLVPGGGATEIELAKQITSYGETCPGLEQYAIKKFAEAFEAIPRALAENSGVKANEVISKLYAVHQEGNKNVGLDIEAEVPAVKDMLEAGILDTYLGKYWAIKLATNAAVTVLRVDQIIMAKMAGGPKAPKPQGNWDKDGWQDEPHI from the exons ATGGCGCTCCACGTCCCCAAGGCCCCGGGCTTTGCCCAGATGCTCAAGGAGGGAGCGAAA caTTTTTCAGGATTAGAAGAGGCTGTGTTTAGAAACATACAAGCTTGCAAGGAACTTGCGCAAACTACACGTACAGCATATGGACCAAATG gaatgaacaaaATGGTCATCAACCACATGGAGAAGTTGTTTGTGACAAATGATGCAGCCACTATTTTAAGAGAGTTAgaa GTACAGCATCCTGCTGCAAAAATGATTGTAATGGCTTCCCATATGCAAGAGCAAGAGGTTGGAGATGGCACAAACTTTGTTCTGGTATttgctggagctcttctggaattAGCTGAAGAACTTCTGAGGATTGGCCTGTCAGTTTCAGAG GTCATAGAAGGTTATGAAATAGCCTGCAGAAAAGCCCATGAAATTCTTCCTGAATTGGTATGTTGTTCtgcaaaaaaccttagagatgttGATGAAGTGTCATCTCTACTTCGTACCTCCATAATGAGTAAACAGTATGGAAATGAAGCATTTCTAGCCAAGCTTATTGCTCAGGCATGTG TGTCCAtttttcctgattctggccatttCAATGTTGATAACATCAGGGTTTGTAAAATTCTG GGCTCTGGTATCTATTCTTCTTCAGTATTGCATGGTATGGTTTTTAAGAAGGAAACTGAAGGTGACGTAACATCTGTAAAAGATGCAAAAATAGCAGTATACTCTTGCCCTTTTGATGGCATGATAACAGAAACTAAG GGAACAGTATTGATAAAGACTGCTGAAGAATTGATGAATTTTAGTAAGGGAGAAGAAAATCTCATGGATGCACAAGTCAAGGCTATTGCTGATACTGGTGCCAATGTCATAGTAACAGGTGGCAAAGTGGCAGACATGGCTCTTCATTATGCAAACAAATACAATATCATGTTGGTGAG gctgaacTCAAAATGGGATCTcagaagactgtgtaaaacagttGGTGCTACAGCTCTTCCTAGATTG ACTCCACCTGTCCTTGAAGAAATGGGACATTGTGACAATGTTTACCTCTCAGAAGTTGGAGACACACAGGTGGTTGTTTTTAAGCATG AAAAAGAAGATGGTGCCATTTCTACCATAGTGCTTCGAGGTTCTACAGACAATCTGATGGATGATGTAGAAAGGGCAGTAGATGATGGTGTCAATACTTTCAAAGTTCTCACAAGG GATAAACGTCTTGTACCTGGAGGTGGAGCAACAGAAATTGAATTAGCCAAACAAATCACATCATATGGAGAG ACATGTCCTGGACTTGAGCAGTATGCTATTAAGAAGTTTGCCGAGGCATTTGAAGCTATTCCCCGGGCACTGGCAGAGAACTCTGGAGTTAAGGCCAATGAAGTTATCTCTAAACTTTATGCAGTTCAccaagaaggaaataaaaatgttgGACTAGACATTGAG GCTGAAGTTCCTGCTGTAAAGGACATGTTGGAAGCTGGTATTCTAGATACATATCTGGGAAAATATTGGGCTATAAAATTGGCTACTAATGCTGCGGTTACTGTACTTAGAGTGGATCAG ATTATAATGGCAAAAATGGCAGGTGGACCTAAAGCTCCTAAACCACAAGGAAATTGGGATAAAGATGGTTGGCAAGACGAACCTCATATATAA
- the Cct8 gene encoding T-complex protein 1 subunit theta isoform X2 produces MALHVPKAPGFAQMLKEGAKHFSGLEEAVFRNIQACKELAQTTRTAYGPNGMNKMVINHMEKLFVTNDAATILRELEVQHPAAKMIVMASHMQEQEVGDGTNFVLVFAGALLELAEELLRIGLSVSEVIEGYEIACRKAHEILPELVCCSAKNLRDVDEVSSLLRTSIMSKQYGNEAFLAKLIAQACVSIFPDSGHFNVDNIRVCKILGSGIYSSSVLHGMVFKKETEGDVTSVKDAKIAVYSCPFDGMITETKGTVLIKTAEELMNFSKGEENLMDAQVKAIADTGANVIVTGGKVADMALHYANKYNIMLVRLNSKWDLRRLCKTVGATALPRLTPPVLEEMGHCDNVYLSEVGDTQVVVFKHEKEDGAISTIVLRGSTDNLMDDVERAVDDGVNTFKVLTRDKRLVPGGGATEIELAKQITSYGETCPGLEQYAIKKFAEAFEAIPRALAENSGVKANEVISKLYAVHQEGNKNVGLDIEAEVPAVKDMLEAGILDTYLGKYWAIKLATNAAVTVLRVDQIIMAKPAGGPKPPSGKKDWDDDQND; encoded by the exons ATGGCGCTCCACGTCCCCAAGGCCCCGGGCTTTGCCCAGATGCTCAAGGAGGGAGCGAAA caTTTTTCAGGATTAGAAGAGGCTGTGTTTAGAAACATACAAGCTTGCAAGGAACTTGCGCAAACTACACGTACAGCATATGGACCAAATG gaatgaacaaaATGGTCATCAACCACATGGAGAAGTTGTTTGTGACAAATGATGCAGCCACTATTTTAAGAGAGTTAgaa GTACAGCATCCTGCTGCAAAAATGATTGTAATGGCTTCCCATATGCAAGAGCAAGAGGTTGGAGATGGCACAAACTTTGTTCTGGTATttgctggagctcttctggaattAGCTGAAGAACTTCTGAGGATTGGCCTGTCAGTTTCAGAG GTCATAGAAGGTTATGAAATAGCCTGCAGAAAAGCCCATGAAATTCTTCCTGAATTGGTATGTTGTTCtgcaaaaaaccttagagatgttGATGAAGTGTCATCTCTACTTCGTACCTCCATAATGAGTAAACAGTATGGAAATGAAGCATTTCTAGCCAAGCTTATTGCTCAGGCATGTG TGTCCAtttttcctgattctggccatttCAATGTTGATAACATCAGGGTTTGTAAAATTCTG GGCTCTGGTATCTATTCTTCTTCAGTATTGCATGGTATGGTTTTTAAGAAGGAAACTGAAGGTGACGTAACATCTGTAAAAGATGCAAAAATAGCAGTATACTCTTGCCCTTTTGATGGCATGATAACAGAAACTAAG GGAACAGTATTGATAAAGACTGCTGAAGAATTGATGAATTTTAGTAAGGGAGAAGAAAATCTCATGGATGCACAAGTCAAGGCTATTGCTGATACTGGTGCCAATGTCATAGTAACAGGTGGCAAAGTGGCAGACATGGCTCTTCATTATGCAAACAAATACAATATCATGTTGGTGAG gctgaacTCAAAATGGGATCTcagaagactgtgtaaaacagttGGTGCTACAGCTCTTCCTAGATTG ACTCCACCTGTCCTTGAAGAAATGGGACATTGTGACAATGTTTACCTCTCAGAAGTTGGAGACACACAGGTGGTTGTTTTTAAGCATG AAAAAGAAGATGGTGCCATTTCTACCATAGTGCTTCGAGGTTCTACAGACAATCTGATGGATGATGTAGAAAGGGCAGTAGATGATGGTGTCAATACTTTCAAAGTTCTCACAAGG GATAAACGTCTTGTACCTGGAGGTGGAGCAACAGAAATTGAATTAGCCAAACAAATCACATCATATGGAGAG ACATGTCCTGGACTTGAGCAGTATGCTATTAAGAAGTTTGCCGAGGCATTTGAAGCTATTCCCCGGGCACTGGCAGAGAACTCTGGAGTTAAGGCCAATGAAGTTATCTCTAAACTTTATGCAGTTCAccaagaaggaaataaaaatgttgGACTAGACATTGAG GCTGAAGTTCCTGCTGTAAAGGACATGTTGGAAGCTGGTATTCTAGATACATATCTGGGAAAATATTGGGCTATAAAATTGGCTACTAATGCTGCGGTTACTGTACTTAGAGTGGATCAG ATCATTATGGCAAAACCAGCTGGTGGGCCCAAGCCTCCAAGTGGAAAGAAAGACTGGGATGATGACCAAAATGACTGA